The genomic window cccccagtggatagaaatttcgataggtgtaaaccaagccctgggtatttttctccgcctttgagaaaattaaaGCTCCAATTCTCCAATCTGAAAATCTTCCCCTTATGACATCATAAGGgaaaaggttacctcccctttctctgctttgcccgcacatagaatttggcccaccaatgagaaaatgagctacgaccatgcgagcgcgatattgttttttcctcaagagacatcatggcttgtaatggcagttagccccgcctctctcctccagcattttaagctacagacacagaaatggcacgtcctaAAGAAAGCTTTTTGTGGGACTGCTCCTAGTGGCTGTAATTATGtaacctggctctgccctcctacgtacttacgctcaatttggattttgtctggccatgaggtacgtaagtcagatgtctccggttaattttctaccggccaatcagcgaacagacggagtggctgagaacgatgaagttgatgttgtgcgctagtttgtgttgtatttCCGTAATGGcgacggagaaagatgcgagcgaagccattcggtccgttgtagcAACtttgccgaatatccataaggtaaagccagagcaagaacatgttttgttggtggccatgatgttgtggccttcctccccacagggttcgggaaccgtttgattttccagctacggcagctagctctgttacagtagtggtgaaggaattggctaaggcgaacgctagcgattggttatggcagatcagagtggctctgggcagatccaatagttttaaacttcaacagagtacccgcctacaaggaagtcaacgcttgtcaatggagcgaggccagactctctgtacaaatgaaatgtacaagagtctggttaggaccagggaaGTAATTATGCACCAAGGCTACATTTCGGGaatgagacttcagatacagtattaggggaccactaaggcctatataaaagcagaCCTTTAATGACTTGCAATCTTTTAAACCACATGCCTTCTTGTTTTCTTTAATATTGATTGGGATAGATTTACTGCAATAGAAAATACAGTCGGCCTACATTatgaagtgcaaaatgaatttaTTTTAGATTTCAACATGCTATGGTTGGGGCACATATGGGCAGACTCCTGAACTCTTAAGGAAAAATAATGCCGAAATGCAGTCGGGAGTGCTGCTATGTTATGGGATATGTAGGCCCGACCTGTCTCTACACTTAACGTGCTTCATACCGTCATTGTGAAGCTTCTATGTTTCGTGTTTTAATTGTTTTGATGCTGTTACAAATTTGGACAGTCCTTCAATTGAAGGTCCACATAATTTACAGAAGACACAGTGCATTGCTCCGTCTTGGTAGGCTACCTTAACCATTGCCGCTGCCGTCAGTATTTCCAGTATTGCCATGGCAATACTACTTTTGAAACAAGTATTGCCTCATTTGCCTGGCAATACTACTTTTTCACAGACCAaggtttatttaatttaaaagaCTTAAGTAAACTGTAATGACAACCACATTTTATGTAGTGAGGAATCTGAAGCGATACGAAAACATTTGACTTTTCAATAGGCTACACGTTGCGCCTTGCGCTGGGGAAAAAGTTTGGCAATACTATTTATACGCTGGTGATGGCATCTATGACCACTGGTATTCTTTGAGCCACTGGTGTTGAAATTCATATGTCATTCTCATTCACATGCTCTGTACATGGAGAATTGTCCGCTTCATTTTAACATTTTAACCTGATGTGTTGAACGCTCAGAGCACGTTTTAAAACTTattcttaaaataaacattactGTTTTAACAAATGCTCATAATACATCATAGCATATTGCCTAAAACTTAAGGTAAGGACAAAAATAATCAGTGATACATTTGCAACCCATAAAAAATTAAGGTCGCAATGGCATTTCAAATGGTCGCAAATGCGACCATTTCAGTCACAGTTTAGTGCCCTGTATACAGATAAACATGTGTGACTGTCTTGTATATGTATGACATATATATTTGAAAACCTCTTTCTCTATGTCAAAGGTATCATTTAGCTTGTGTTGCTGATGTGACCGTTGTAGGTAACGgcatgtgtgtatctctgtgttacAGGTGTAACAGGTGTAGGAAACAACCCAGACGCCTTGAAGAACGGCGCAGCCACACCCTACCTCCAGATCAGAGAGAGCCTTGCGGCCAACCGCATGCTCAAACAAAagaccaagaagaagaagaaaggggaGGCTCGACAATTCCAGACCGGTATGAAAGTAGCTGATGTTACAAGGCGTGAATGGGGTCATAGATGAATGACAGGCTTGCGCAACCCGTAAACATTTCTCAGAAAGCTGTGTGCTCTAACTCCCTGTCATTCTGTGCTTCTCAGCAGTGATCATTGGTCCCGACGGCCTGCCTCTCACCGTCTACCCATGCCACGTTTGCGGCAAGAAGTTCCGCTCACGAGGCTTCCTCAAGTGCCACATGAAAAACCACCCAGACCATCTGCTCAAGAAGAAATACCAGTGTACTGACTGCGATTTCACCACCAACAAGAAGGTCAACTTCCACAACCACCTGGAGAGCCACAAGTTGCTGATCCATCGAGGAGGTGGCAGCagtggaggtggaggcgagCGTGGCGACCGCAGCCCGGAGTATACAGAGTACACACGGCGCTACCATGAGGCAAGTCCTTTAGGATCTAACAAGCTCATCCTGAGAGATAAGGAGCCCAAACTCCaccactgtaaatactgtgactATGAGACCGCCGAGCAGGGCCTGCTCAACCGCCACCTGTTGGCCGTGCACAGCAAGAACTTTGCACACGTGTGCGTGGAGTGCGCCAAGGGCTTCCGACATCCATCAGAGCTAAAGAagcacatgcgcacgcacacaggagagaagccctaccaCTGTCCGCACTGTGAGTTCCGGTGCGCCGACCAGTCCAACTTAAAGACTCACATTAAGAGCAAGCATGGGGCAGACCTCCCCTACAAGTGCAGCCATTGCCCTCAGGCCTATGCCGACGAGCTGGAGCTGCAGCGACACATGGAGGTGGTACAAGGCCACAAGACCCACCAGTGTCCACACTGCGAGCACAAGAGCACCAACTCCTCTGACCTCAAACGCCACATCATCTCTGTGCACACCAAGGACTTCCCCCACCAGTGCGATGTCTGCGAGAAGGGCTTCCACAGGCCCTCCGAGCTCAAGAAGCATGCCGAGTCCCACAAGGGCAACAAGGTGCACCAGTGTCGGCACTGCAACTTCACCACCTCTGACCCCTTCACCCTAAGCCGGCACATCTTGTCAGTGCACACAAAGGACCTCCCCTTCAAGTGTAAGCGCTGCAGGCGTGGTTTCAGACAGCCAGTGGAGTTGAAGAAGCACATGAAGACTCACAGCGGCAGGAAGGTGTATCAGTGCCAGTATTGCGAGTACAACAGCACAGACGCCTCGGGATTCAAACGTCACGTAATCTCCATCCACACCAAGGAGTACCCCCACCGCTGTGACTACTGTCTCAAGGGGTTTAGGCGGCCCTCTGAGAAAAGCCAACACATAGCTCGCCACCACAAGGACATGCTGATGTAGACCTGGCGAGGAGACCACAGAGGCTAGAAGCTCACACAGACGCTCCTCTCTATTGTCGATCTGCTTCACGAGACAGTTAAACAAGGTGATGGAAAACCTCGACCATTGTAAACGATGAAGCTCATGATTAGAACAATATTCTAGCTGACCAATCTCTGTTCTGTGGTGATGTGAAAGTAGTTCTTAATGAACCCAACATCACCttacaccccctctccctcttcttaaAAGCAGTGGGAGAATATATGTGGGTGGGATGGGGTGAGGCAAGGTGTGTAAAGACTTTATCCATGTGGTGGGACGACTATATATCTAGTCGTTGTtgttaatgttttgtttttgctgCAGAGGAAATCGCATATGAACATTTATTCAGGGTTTTGAAATGTCTATTTTTATACAGAGTGACCTGCTTGGCTGCGAAGCTGAGAAAACAACGTCCTTCAAGACAGGACGTGGTGCTTAGTGACCatctcacactttctctttccAGATATAAGACTGATAAAGATGACCCCATTATCCCTCtattcccctcccccacccattaACTTTTACCTTAACATTTAGTTTTAAATGCAATTGCAATCATGTCAGTGGAGAGGTTAGTGAGGTCAGGAACAATGTGGAACCaagtttacaaacacaaaggcaCCTTGAAGGGATGCTCCAGCAGTTTGAACGATTACTGCTCATTTTCTGTTTGACCCTGGGGAAGTCTGACAAGAGGTCTTGTCTTGTTTTGTTTGCTAAGTGATTAGcctatttaatatatatatatatatatatatatatatatatatatatatatatatatatatatatatatatatatatatatatatataatggaAAAGGGTTAAAAACAGACCTATGATGTTTCTGGGGAAATTATCACAAAGGACCAGGGTGAGTGGAAAATTAGGTGTGATGAGGTGTGTTAAACTGCTGGAAAATCTTTTTAATGTATAAAATATTGGTGCCGATTATTATTAATCCTTCAATGTATTGATGTCAATGTAAGCTTGATGGCTGGAAAACGTTATAGTTTGGTTCGAACTCAAACCAGTCTCACCTCTGTCCCTTGTGAATGCCACTGtactctgtgtatgtgttcatatgCAGTATAAACACGTATGAAAAAAGCATGTTTACCATAGTCAACCAAGGGATCTGTTGGTCATGCCTTACATACGTTCTGTTCTCCTGCACTGAACTCAAATCAGCCGAAATATTGAGCTTGACATCTTAATGAAATCCTGTCAGGTGATGAAAGCAGCATTCTCAGTgagattatatatatatgtttatgtCTGTAGGAAGCactttaactgttattcttCACTACAAGAAGGGGCGATATATGTATTCCCTGGATGTAATAAGACAATTACTGGGCTTTCATGAGTGGATCGTGTTTGGTTTGGATGCAGCCTCAGGATGGCAGGAAAGATtattcatttattaataacAAGCTGTTGGTCATCCTTGTTTTGTTCCCTGGTATGCAACTGACTCGTGAATGGTTGAGCTTTGTGTTTAGTTTCCTGTTCACTTCCCcaacccacacacctccaccactaCCCATTCTCACACATTGAATGGTTAAGATATATTGATGAGGTATATTTCTTTTAAGTATTCCACATAATGCTGTTTCCATTCAATTCAATTAGTGTTTGAAGAAAAGAAATCCACAAAATGCATTTCTTCATGTACCTTCTGTTGTCAAGTTTTTTTCAGTATGATTGTTGACAAACTACTGGTGGGGAGGaaccaaaataaacaaatatcttTTTATTTCCTAGTGTCCAGTCTCACTCATATCTGTCATTGCAGATCTTAACCATTGTTGCATTGTCAGTGACATCGTTTTAATCTGGGTAGAAAGTCAATCTAAAGGGTAGCCATGGAAAGTATATCAGGAGGCCTTAGAAGAGATGTTTGGCTGAGAAGACCAAAGCTAAAAGGGAGGCTTTATGTTAATTACAATATTAGCGTTTTCGACTCAATCTTCAACATGCTTTCCCCTCCAACTTTATAAGAGGTTACAGAACATTTGATGACTATCCCACCAACCCAAGGCTGCCTCTAGGATTTATTCAGTAGTGTTGGCAGCCATATTTTGCTCTGTTCCAGTAATCTGCATTTTCTTGGCTAGAATGAATCAAGTTGCTCAAGCTCTTGTTTCTCCTTTTTCCATACATATTTTAATCTTATTTTGCTCTactatacaaatatatataatatatattaacACATTTTATCATCTCCTTTCCTACTGATGAAGAATGTTgtctgtctcttcataaacggagtgactaaattCAGTTGAGtcctggattttaataagtattatcaatctgcagattgggagagaaaaccagacccctgacaataaatgccaacacaacaccaggcttctCAATCatggtctcaatcatgtctctctccgctctgaaggccggaggaaCATCTttaatagggcacaagaatggaaacatagtgacagtcaggcaataatgacgttacaacagtctcagagaaagagattaacagctcccaacacatgaccactctcagactagagagatcatagttggagctctcctggtagtcatgacaagggatgtttagccagtactttctcctgaccccaaacatctattaaccctgacacatagacacaatctactcttattaatagcaagcttacatgagaaaatactaactagtatccaatgactagttctattgattagtgaataatgtaagcacacaggaaatcccaatttcttccacactaccTTCTGGCTAAAAAGTGTAGGGCCTCTATACAGGTATGATCACAGCCAACAGCAGAGATGCAACAAATACAGTCTGTAATTTTTGCTGAAGCCCTGAGCTATCCATAGTCAATCAGAAAGAAGCCTGACAATGCCAGGAGACAAGCAGCAGTTTAGTTATATAAAGAACCACAACACCAAAGTCAACTTCTGCTCTACCTGAAGATCGGTATAAAGATAAGATACATAGAACAACTGGTAATGTTGGacactttacattacatttttgatAGCaggtgtagcggggtttgctcgtttaagattagcaatacttaatttataattaagtatgtagttcttaggggcaccacctcttatttgttaaagggacagaggaaaccttattgaataatagccttcgtaataatcagtctaatcttaagtagtgaattctatgaaagtagagcagatcagataacgtgagggataacgcgagtattataaacaatgatttatttaaggaaatgtaattataatgaacaaataccagagaagttataggttagttgagagagttgagttgaactgtatacagtaggtccaaaactatgatgagggttggtacaagatggtaggttgagagctcgtggggaagggagagagataggcttctggagaacaatgggagagtatgttaactaatcctaacgaaagttaggttaaatcatttgcaaactaaaatcaaacgtaacaaattaaatcacaatatgccaatgttcacaattaagaaatgtagcaatatcgcagttactgttgtcagtttgaagaagaagagtcaaagttccgttcgtcgttgtcaaacggttagagcaaaggaatctttcgttcaactTCCtatggtccagtgagttgctgattgagaaggataggtcagatcagacccatagaaaaagagagttgcgacacttccatagactcccattgttatcgaggaatgcggaagtaaagcgtgtcacatgcgacctgtagttccaaacattgcattttccactgttcaaccccattcatgttcagtgtctccgaagcaagtcagctggtaaattgatgaaaatccttcatttttttcatatttttaccaccacatatcaattgttagtagtagtatttcatatagctagctttagatacagtttatcgtaagattatggcttgtttgattcgaaacgcagttagagctagactttaggtctagctagtatctaacataagcaacacttttactgacgctagctagagagcacgtgtatcataaccagaagtcagttggcttatagtctgtcaaattagttctaattattggtgttcgttggcatacaaagtaagtcttctatatatagctcttattagcctagttagtagagctagcaacaatgaattgcaaattaagtggtccgaagcaagttagctggtaaattcacgaaaatcctgcatttttcatatttcgaccaccacatatcaattgttattagtattaTTTTATATAACCAGCTTTAGTTAAGTTTATCGTaggcttgttagattctaaatgcagttggagctagactgtaggtctacatAAGTaacacttttactctagctagctgtacatgtTAGCctgtagtgatgggtcgttcgcgaacgatccggctctaagagccggctctt from Osmerus mordax isolate fOsmMor3 chromosome 12, fOsmMor3.pri, whole genome shotgun sequence includes these protein-coding regions:
- the znf711 gene encoding zinc finger protein 711 isoform X1 encodes the protein MDHGGGVLELHTQELKMPHTMIMQDFVAGMGGLAHIDGEHIVVSVPEGMLLSDVMTDEGILLEHGLEVESLQTEVEVDGLGAHVVDGLEEEVEGLNAEVVEGLGTEVVELEAQVVDGLEEEVEVEEEGLEAEFIESLEAEVEVEGLQTEVEEEEQDLDQEDISSDGVMMPESILGSEVAIEDALDSHHHVLTSELVHHHDNMPDQVFVAELLSEHQQGVLDQELAEEEVLGEEEEEAQDREELGEEAVALQTDEEEEDVRSNSEDYLMISLDDVGEKLDIGDTPLEISTEGIEEEENKQDGSEVIKVYIFKAEADDDVEIGSTEVVSECDFQNGHAVLESGSGARLGREKMVYMAVKDTAQGDEEELTDVSDMAEQVYMEVIVGEDESAANQDSHLDESPNNKMFVPVSWAAACGVTGVGNNPDALKNGAATPYLQIRESLAANRMLKQKTKKKKKGEARQFQTAVIIGPDGLPLTVYPCHVCGKKFRSRGFLKCHMKNHPDHLLKKKYQCTDCDFTTNKKVNFHNHLESHKLLIHRGGGSSGGGGERGDRSPEYTEYTRRYHEASPLGSNKLILRDKEPKLHHCKYCDYETAEQGLLNRHLLAVHSKNFAHVCVECAKGFRHPSELKKHMRTHTGEKPYHCPHCEFRCADQSNLKTHIKSKHGADLPYKCSHCPQAYADELELQRHMEVVQGHKTHQCPHCEHKSTNSSDLKRHIISVHTKDFPHQCDVCEKGFHRPSELKKHAESHKGNKVHQCRHCNFTTSDPFTLSRHILSVHTKDLPFKCKRCRRGFRQPVELKKHMKTHSGRKVYQCQYCEYNSTDASGFKRHVISIHTKEYPHRCDYCLKGFRRPSEKSQHIARHHKDMLM
- the znf711 gene encoding zinc finger protein 711 isoform X2, giving the protein MDHGGGVLELHTQELKMPHTMIMQDFAGMGGLAHIDGEHIVVSVPEGMLLSDVMTDEGILLEHGLEVESLQTEVEVDGLGAHVVDGLEEEVEGLNAEVVEGLGTEVVELEAQVVDGLEEEVEVEEEGLEAEFIESLEAEVEVEGLQTEVEEEEQDLDQEDISSDGVMMPESILGSEVAIEDALDSHHHVLTSELVHHHDNMPDQVFVAELLSEHQQGVLDQELAEEEVLGEEEEEAQDREELGEEAVALQTDEEEEDVRSNSEDYLMISLDDVGEKLDIGDTPLEISTEGIEEEENKQDGSEVIKVYIFKAEADDDVEIGSTEVVSECDFQNGHAVLESGSGARLGREKMVYMAVKDTAQGDEEELTDVSDMAEQVYMEVIVGEDESAANQDSHLDESPNNKMFVPVSWAAACGVTGVGNNPDALKNGAATPYLQIRESLAANRMLKQKTKKKKKGEARQFQTAVIIGPDGLPLTVYPCHVCGKKFRSRGFLKCHMKNHPDHLLKKKYQCTDCDFTTNKKVNFHNHLESHKLLIHRGGGSSGGGGERGDRSPEYTEYTRRYHEASPLGSNKLILRDKEPKLHHCKYCDYETAEQGLLNRHLLAVHSKNFAHVCVECAKGFRHPSELKKHMRTHTGEKPYHCPHCEFRCADQSNLKTHIKSKHGADLPYKCSHCPQAYADELELQRHMEVVQGHKTHQCPHCEHKSTNSSDLKRHIISVHTKDFPHQCDVCEKGFHRPSELKKHAESHKGNKVHQCRHCNFTTSDPFTLSRHILSVHTKDLPFKCKRCRRGFRQPVELKKHMKTHSGRKVYQCQYCEYNSTDASGFKRHVISIHTKEYPHRCDYCLKGFRRPSEKSQHIARHHKDMLM
- the znf711 gene encoding zinc finger protein 711 isoform X4, with product MDHGGGVLELHTQELKMPHTMIMQDFVAGMGGLAHIDGEHIVVSVPEGMLLSDVMTDEGILLEHGLEVESLQTEVEVDGLGAHVVDGLEEEVEGLNAEVVEGLGTEVVELEAQVVDGLEEEVEVEEEGLEAEFIESLEAEVEVEGLQTEVEEEEQDLDQEDISSDGVMMPESILGSEVAIEDALDSHHHVLTSELVHHHDNMPDQVFVAELLSEHQQGVLDQELAEEEVLGEEEEEAQDREELGEEAVALQTDEEEEDVRSNSEDYLMISLDDVGEKLDIGDTPLEISTEGIEEEENKQDGSEVIKVYIFKAEADDDVEIGSTEVVSECDFQNGHAVLESGSGARLGREKMVYMAVKDTAQGDEEELTDVSDMAEQVYMEVIVGEDESAANQDSHLDESPNNKMFVPVSWAAACGVTGVGNNPDALKNGAATPYLQIRESLAANRMLKQKTKKKKKGEARQFQTVIIGPDGLPLTVYPCHVCGKKFRSRGFLKCHMKNHPDHLLKKKYQCTDCDFTTNKKVNFHNHLESHKLLIHRGGGSSGGGGERGDRSPEYTEYTRRYHEASPLGSNKLILRDKEPKLHHCKYCDYETAEQGLLNRHLLAVHSKNFAHVCVECAKGFRHPSELKKHMRTHTGEKPYHCPHCEFRCADQSNLKTHIKSKHGADLPYKCSHCPQAYADELELQRHMEVVQGHKTHQCPHCEHKSTNSSDLKRHIISVHTKDFPHQCDVCEKGFHRPSELKKHAESHKGNKVHQCRHCNFTTSDPFTLSRHILSVHTKDLPFKCKRCRRGFRQPVELKKHMKTHSGRKVYQCQYCEYNSTDASGFKRHVISIHTKEYPHRCDYCLKGFRRPSEKSQHIARHHKDMLM
- the znf711 gene encoding zinc finger protein 711 isoform X3, with amino-acid sequence MDHGGGVLELHTQELKMPHTMIMQDFVAGMGGLAHIDGEHIVVSVPEGMLLSDVMTDEGILLEHGLEVESLQTEVEVDGLGAHVVDGLEEEVEGLNAEVVEGLGTEVVELEAQVVDGLEEEVEVEEEGLEAEFIESLEAEVEVEGLQTEVEEEEQDLDQEDISSDGVMMPESILGSEVAIEDALDSHHHVLTSELVHHHDNMPDQVFVAELLSEHQQGVLDQELAEEEVLGEEEEEAQDREELGEEAVALQTDEEEEDVRSNSEDYLMISLDDVGEKLDIGDTPLEISTEGIEEEENKQDGSEVIKVYIFKAEADDDVEIGSTEVVSECDFQNGHAVLESGSGARLGREKMVYMAVKDTAQGDEEELNVSDMAEQVYMEVIVGEDESAANQDSHLDESPNNKMFVPVSWAAACGVTGVGNNPDALKNGAATPYLQIRESLAANRMLKQKTKKKKKGEARQFQTAVIIGPDGLPLTVYPCHVCGKKFRSRGFLKCHMKNHPDHLLKKKYQCTDCDFTTNKKVNFHNHLESHKLLIHRGGGSSGGGGERGDRSPEYTEYTRRYHEASPLGSNKLILRDKEPKLHHCKYCDYETAEQGLLNRHLLAVHSKNFAHVCVECAKGFRHPSELKKHMRTHTGEKPYHCPHCEFRCADQSNLKTHIKSKHGADLPYKCSHCPQAYADELELQRHMEVVQGHKTHQCPHCEHKSTNSSDLKRHIISVHTKDFPHQCDVCEKGFHRPSELKKHAESHKGNKVHQCRHCNFTTSDPFTLSRHILSVHTKDLPFKCKRCRRGFRQPVELKKHMKTHSGRKVYQCQYCEYNSTDASGFKRHVISIHTKEYPHRCDYCLKGFRRPSEKSQHIARHHKDMLM